A stretch of Lathyrus oleraceus cultivar Zhongwan6 chromosome 6, CAAS_Psat_ZW6_1.0, whole genome shotgun sequence DNA encodes these proteins:
- the LOC127096533 gene encoding protein NRT1/ PTR FAMILY 7.1 has product MEENENYQEKSESVNEMKTGGTKVATLLLVNQALATLAFFGVGVNLVLFLTRVLGQDNAQAANNVSKWTGTVYMFSLIGAFLSDSYWGRYLTCTIFQLFFILGLALSCFSSWRFLINPSGCGDGHISCNPTSFGVNIFYFSIYLVAFGYGGHQPTLATFGADQYDEKNPKERSSKLAFFCYFYFSLNVGSLFSNTVLVYYEDSGKWTMGFLVSLISAIIAFLTFLSGSPQYRYFKPSGNPIVRVAQVFTAVARKWDVVPAKAEKLFELDGSKSAIKGCRKILHSDDLQLMDKAATITENDDEDEETRNNPWRLCTVTQVEETKCVLRMLPIWLCTISYSVVFTQMASLFVEQGDAMNSKIGDFRMPAASMSVFDICSVLICTAIYRQYLVPLTGRMMGNPKGITELQRMGIGLIIGMLSMVASGVTEIVRLRNIIPGEKTSSVSIFCQIPQYVLIGASEVFMYVGQLEFFNGQAPDGIKSFGSSLCMASISLGNYVSSMLVNMIMEITARGQEKGWIPENLNKGHMDRFFFLLAGIVAFDFVIYLFCANRYKNINVQGDQQELEFDDTKDSKVVIKLEMNTY; this is encoded by the exons ATGGAGGAAAATGAGAATTACCAAGAAAAAAGTGAAAGTGTGAATGAGATGAAAACAGGAGGAACCAAAGTTGCAACCCTTTTACTAG TGAATCAAGCACTAGCTACTTTAGCTTTCTTTGGAGTTGGTGTGAACTTGGTTTTGTTCCTAACTAGAGTTCTTGGTCAAGACAATGCTCAAGCTGCTAATAATGTGAGCAAATGGACAGGAACAGTTTATATGTTCTCATTGATTGGAGCATTTCTTAGTGACTCTTATTGGGGTCGATACTTAACCTGCACCATTTTTCAGCTTTTCTTTATTCTG GGTTTGGCACTGTCTTGTTTTTCGTCGTGGCGTTTCTTGATAAACCCTAGTGGATGTGGTGATGGGCATATTTCTTGTAACCCTACATCATTTGGAGTTAATATTTTCTACTTTTCAATATATCTTGTTGCATTTGGCTATGGAGGACACCAACCAACTTTAGCAACATTTGGTGCTGATCAATATGATGAAAAAAATCCAAAAGAGAGAAGCTCAAAACTAGCTTTCTTTTGTTATTTCTACTTTTCCCTCAACGTTGGATCTTTGTTCTCCAACACTGTGTTAGTCTATTATGAAGATTCAGGAAAATGGACAATGGGTTTCTTGGTATCATTGATCTCTGCTATTATAGCCTTTTTGACTTTCTTATCAGGTTCTCCACAATATAGATATTTTAAGCCATCTGGAAACCCTATAGTTAGGGTTGCTCAGGTTTTTACAGCGGTTGCGAGAAAATGGGATGTTGTTCCAGCTAAGGCAGAAAAACTTTTTGAACTTGATGGTTCTAAATCCGCCATCAAAGGCTGTAGAAAGATTCTTCATAGCGATGATTTACA ATTGATGGACAAAGCAGCAACAATTACGGAGAACGATGACGAGGACGAGGAGACTCGAAACAATCCGTGGAGGCTATGTACTGTGACTCAAGTTGAAGAAACAAAATGTGTGTTAAGAATGCTACCAATTTGGCTATGCACTATTTCTTATTCTGTTGTGTTTACGCAAATGGCTTCACTTTTTGTTGAGCAAGGAGATGCGATGAACTCCAAAATAGGCGATTTCCGAATGCCAGCAGCTAGCATGTCTGTGTTTGACATTTGCAGTGTTCTTATCTGCACCGCAATTTATCGCCAATACCTCGTTCCGTTAACAGGAAGAATGATGGGTAATCCGAAAGGGATTACCGAACTTCAAAGAATGGGAATCGGCTTAATCATTGGAATGTTATCAATGGTTGCATCAGGTGTAACTGAGATTGTAAGACTCAGAAATATTATTCCGGGCGAAAAAACAAGCTCGGTTAGTATATTCTGTCAAATTCCGCAGTATGTTCTTATTGGTGCTTCAGAAGTTTTCATGTATGTTGGTCAATTGGAGTTCTTCAATGGCCAAGCTCCAGATGGTATAAAGAGTTTTGGGAGTTCACTTTGTATGGCTTCGATTTCTCTTGGAAACTATGTGAGTAGTATGCTTGTGAACATGATCATGGAAATCACTGCAAGAGGGCAAGAAAAAGGTTGGATTCCAGAGAATCTGAATAAAGGTCACATGGATAGATTCTTCTTCCTTCTTGCAGGGATAGTTGCTTTTGATTTTGTGATTTACTTGTTTTGTGCTAACAGGTATAAGAACATCAATGTTCAAGGTGATCAACAAGAGTTGGAGTTTGATGATACAAAGGATAGTAAAGTTGTAATTAAATTGGAGATGAATACTTACTAA